The Rattus rattus isolate New Zealand chromosome 1, Rrattus_CSIRO_v1, whole genome shotgun sequence genome includes a region encoding these proteins:
- the Ctnnal1 gene encoding alpha-catulin, which produces MAASTVPGGGGAGAVHSSNASGLAFDSGLEIRTRSVEQTLLPLVSQITTLINHKDNTKKSDKTLQAIQRVGQAVNLAVGRFVKVGEAIANENWDLKEEINIACIEAKQAGETIASLTDVTKWNHLESDGQVTILTDKTGVVQAARLLLSSVTKVLLLADQVVIKQIVTSRNKVLATMERLERVNSFQEFVQIFSQFGNEMVEFAYLTGDRQNDLKDEKKKARMAVARAVLEKGTMMLLTASKTCLRHPSCESAHKNKEGVFDRMRAALEKVIEIATDCRLNRETDSSSVSIFTGIKELKLNMEALRENVYFESKENLSAALEVILERVEDFTDSAYTSHEHRERILELSAQARTEVQQFISVWMQAQSRKTKSAAEELELSVLKVSHSLDELRKELHCTAMQLAADLLKFHADHVVLNALKVTGVEGNLEALAEYACKLSEQKEQLVETCRLLRHVSGTEPLEITCMHAEETFQVTGQQIISAAETLTLHPSSKIAKENLDVFCEAWESQISDLATLLRDISDVFEGRRGEKYDHLSLPKPMKNNANLKSVKSDKPDSEEQAKIAKLGLKLGLLSSDADCEIEKWEDDDNEIVRHGRNMSRMAYSLYLFTRGEGPLKTSQDLIHFLEVSFIFTSTRRDRILKDKKRKVTGGGWKDSVRLLELLQAYSLFSKQLKDDDKLMLLLEINKLIPLCHQLQTITKTSLQSKVFLKVDKCVTKIKSMMTLVVQLLSLCYKLLKKMENNRWVSATNKDAMDGQT; this is translated from the exons ATTACCACACTTATTAACCATAAAGATAATACCAAAAAGTCTGATAAGACTCTGCAAGCGATTCAGCGCGTGGGACAAGCTGTCAACTTGGCAGTTGGAAGATTTGTTAAAGTAGGGGAAGCTATAGCCAATGAAAACTGggatttgaaagaagaaattaatattgCCTGCATCGAAGCTAAACAAGCAG gagaAACAATCGCTTCCCTCACAGATGTGACCAAATGGAACCATTTGGAGTCAGATGGTCAGGTCACGATTCTGACAGACAAAACAGGAGTCGTGCAGGCAGCCAGACTGCTGCTCTCCTCAGTGACAAAAGTGTTGCTGCTGGCAGATCAGGTAGTCATCAAGCAAATAGTGACATCGAGAAACAAG GTTCTTGCAACCATGGAAAGGCTAGAGAGAGTAAACAGCTTTCAGGAGTTTGTTCAGATATTCAGCCAGTTTGGAAACGAAATGGTGGAGTTTGCATACCTAACGGGAGACAGACAAAAT GAtttgaaagatgaaaagaaaaaggccagAATGGCCGTGGCGAGGGCGGTGCTTGAGAAGGGCACGATGATGCTCCTCACAGCCTCAAAG ACATGTCTCAGGCACCCCAGCTGTGAGTCAGCccataaaaacaaagaaggagtGTTTGATCGGATGAGAGCAGCCCTGGAGAAGGTCATCGAGATCGCGACTGACTGCAGACTCAACAGAGAGACCGACAGCTCATCTGTCAGCATTTTTACTGGTATTAAAGAGTTGAAG TTGAATATGGAAGCTCTTCGGGAGAATGTTTACTTCGAGTCCAAGGAGAACCTTTCTGCTGCATTGGAGGTCATCTTGGAGCGTGTGGAGGACTTCACCGATTCTGCCTACACCAGCCACGAGCACAGGGAACGCATCTTGGAACTGTCTGCTCAGGCGAGGACAGAAGTGCAGCAGTTCATTTCCGTGTGGATGCAAGCT CAAAGCAGGAAGACAAAGAGCGCGGCCGAGGAGCTGGAACTCTCTGTGCTGAAGGTCAGCCACAGCCTGGACGAGCTGAGGAAAGAA CTCCATTGTACAGCCATGCAGCTGGCAGCCGACCTGTTAAAATTCCATGCCGATCATGTGGTTTTAAACGCATTAAAAGTTACTGGAGTAGAAGGAAATTTAGAAGCTTTGGCTGAGTATGCCTGTAAACTCTCTGAGCAGAAAGAACAGCTTGTTGAG ACATGTCGACTGTTGCGGCATGTATCTGGCACAGAACCCCTCGAGATAacgtgcatgcatgcagaggAGACATTTCAGGTGACTGGCCAACAG ATCATTTCTGCTGCTGAAACACTGACGTTGCATCCGTCCAGCAAAATCGCTAAAGAAAACCTGGATGTGTTTTGTGAAGCGTGGGAGTCTCAGATTAGTGATCTGGCGACGCTGCTAAGAGACATCAGTGATGTGTTTGAAGGACGACGAG GAGAGAAGTATGACCATCTTTCACTTCCAAAGCCCATG AAAAATAATGCAAACCTGAAATCAGTGAAGTCTGACAAACCTGATTCAGAG GAGCAAGCCAAGATAGCCAAGCTTGGGCTGAAGCTGGGATTGCTTTCCTCCGATGCTGACTGTGAAATCGAGAAATGGGAAGATGACGACAACGAGATCGTTCGACATGGACGGAATATGTCCAGGATGGCctattctctgtatttatttactaG AGGAGAGGGGCCACTGAAAACTTCCCAGGACTTAATTCACTTCCTAGAGGTAAGTTTTATTTTCACAAGTACTCGGAGAGATCGGATCCTGAAGGATAAGAAGAGAAAGGTGACTGGGGGTGGTTGGAAAGACTCTGTAAGGTTGTTAGAG ctacttcAAGCATACAGTCTTTTTTCAAAACAG CTAAAAGATGATGACAAACTTATGCTTCTCCTGGAAATAAACAAGCTAATTCCTCTATGCCACCAGCTTCAGACAATAACTAAGACGTCTTTGCAGAGTAAAGTGTTTCTAAAG GTTGACAAGTGTGTTACAAAGATAAAATCCATGATGACTCTCGTGGTCCAGCTCCTCTCCCTTTGCTATAAGCTACTGAAGAAG ATGGAAAATAACAGATGGGTCTCTGCGACAAACAAAGATGCCATGGATGGTCAAACCTGA